The genome window GGATAAATAGTCCCGAGTTAAGCCCGATAGTAGCCCGCAAAACACAAGCCGGTACACTAGGGTAGTTGGGTACTCGCCGGCGTGGTTATCTTCCGGACATGAAACCGCTTTTACTTGTTACTGCTGGCGCGCTGCTAACGGCTTGCGCTACCACGCCGCGAGGCACTGCTGACTCAGCCGCTACGCGCCAGGCCATTGCGCAGGTGCTGGCTACTCAAACCGCCGCCTGGAACCGCGGCGACGTGGCCGGCTTCATGCAGGGCTACTGGCAGAATGATTCGTTGGTGTTCATCGGCAAAAGCGGCCTAACCTACGGCTGGCAGCCTACCCTCGACAATTACCGTCGCAGCTACCCCACCGCGGCCGCCATGGGTCAACTCGACTTTTCCAACCTTCGGATTCAGCCCCTAAGCCCGGATGCTGCCCAGGTTATCGGGCGCTGGCACCTGGCTCGCCCTGCCCAGGGCGACCTGCAAGGACACTTCTTGCTCGTCTTTCGCCGTATTGCCGGGCAGTGGGTAGTCGTGGCGGACCATTCAAGCTAGAAGTAGAATAGTGAAATGATAAAGTGGCAAGTGGGACGTTCAACAGGCGCGATGTGGCGCTGTTAGAACCTCCCACTTACCACTTTACCAACTCACCATTTCACTTATTGCATCACTGGGGCGCCGGAACCTTCGCCGTCCAGCTCGGTATCGTCGGAGGCGGCTTCGTCTTTCTGCTTTTCCTGCTCCACGGCCGGAATAGCTTCCTGGAAGATCAGGCCCGTGTTGGCGGCGTGTTTGGCGGCCTGCACTGTGTCCTGTACTAGCAGCATTTCCACCTTGTCAGCCCGCAAATCCTCCGACACCTGCTCTACCAGCGTGGCGCGGTCGGGGCGGTTAACGTCGCGGATGTAGATGGCCAGAATCCGGCCGGGGTGGCGGCGCACGACCTCCCGGTAAATGTTGGCATCCTCCTGGCCCGAGTCGCCGATGAGCACGAAAGGTAGCGTGGGGTACGTCAGCAGTAGGTTGTCGATTTCTTTGAGCTTGTGGCCGTGGTGCTCCGAGGCATCAGTGCTTTGCTTGCGCTTGAGGGCCATGTCGCGCAGCAACAGCGGGCCGGGCGGAATTTCGTTGAGCTGCAGGAAGTCTTCCAACAGGTCGTAAAGGTTCCAGGGCGAGCTGCTAACGTAGAAAAAGGGGTTGTTGCGCTTGCCATTACGGCCTAGCTGCAGCTGCCGGTAAAACTCGGCAACGCCCTTGAAGGGTAGGCGGGAGCGGGCATTACGCAGCAAGACAATGCGCGCCATGCGTAGCAGGTCCGTGGCGGAGGTTTGAATAACCGTATCATCCAGGTCGGAAATGATGCCGTACTCCGCATCGGCGGGCGGAATAAGCACCATGGCCCGCGTGTTGAGGCCCGCTGGGGTAGGAAAGGGGGCCGGTGCCTGGCTTAGGAGCACATCTACGGGGTACCACAAAAAATCAACCGGCTCGGGGAGTGACTTGGGCTCCAGATTTAGGCTAAAGTAGCCTTCCTCATCCGTCACCACCAAATGGTCGGAACCATCGGAGGGGCGCACATTGAGCTGGGCTCCGCTGATTTCGTTGCTGTCGAAGCGGC of Hymenobacter sublimis contains these proteins:
- a CDS encoding YybH family protein encodes the protein MKPLLLVTAGALLTACATTPRGTADSAATRQAIAQVLATQTAAWNRGDVAGFMQGYWQNDSLVFIGKSGLTYGWQPTLDNYRRSYPTAAAMGQLDFSNLRIQPLSPDAAQVIGRWHLARPAQGDLQGHFLLVFRRIAGQWVVVADHSS
- a CDS encoding App1 family protein, whose translation is MPLLDKLSSWAERADDALTRTRARLGLLHPLQLLAYRSYGTPNRLYVKGRLLTDKGIGEPDPSDSRWNNLLNMYRRFDSNEISGAQLNVRPSDGSDHLVVTDEEGYFSLNLEPKSLPEPVDFLWYPVDVLLSQAPAPFPTPAGLNTRAMVLIPPADAEYGIISDLDDTVIQTSATDLLRMARIVLLRNARSRLPFKGVAEFYRQLQLGRNGKRNNPFFYVSSSPWNLYDLLEDFLQLNEIPPGPLLLRDMALKRKQSTDASEHHGHKLKEIDNLLLTYPTLPFVLIGDSGQEDANIYREVVRRHPGRILAIYIRDVNRPDRATLVEQVSEDLRADKVEMLLVQDTVQAAKHAANTGLIFQEAIPAVEQEKQKDEAASDDTELDGEGSGAPVMQ